Proteins encoded together in one Elusimicrobiota bacterium window:
- a CDS encoding glycosyltransferase family 2 protein, whose product MAGLNSVSIIIPVYNEKNTIEKVIRKMISLEPAEIVVVNDGSSDGTKEILEKLKIENGKIKVIHHEKNQGKGAAIRTAIECINDGIIVIQDADLEYNPDEIQNLIKPIEENYTSVVYGSRFLKKPIINIYKRYKIGNWLLSKIISILYGQMITDSYTCYKIFKAETIKSIDLKSKGFEFEAEVTVKFLKKGIKILELPISYSPRRLEEGKKIGWKDGIAGLWTIWRYL is encoded by the coding sequence TTGGCTGGGTTAAATTCAGTATCAATCATAATTCCTGTTTATAATGAAAAAAATACAATTGAAAAGGTTATCAGAAAAATGATTTCTCTTGAACCGGCAGAAATTGTAGTAGTCAATGACGGTTCCTCTGACGGGACTAAAGAGATACTTGAAAAATTAAAGATTGAAAACGGGAAAATAAAGGTAATACATCACGAAAAGAATCAAGGAAAAGGTGCAGCCATAAGAACTGCAATAGAATGTATAAACGACGGGATTATAGTTATACAGGATGCGGATTTGGAATATAATCCTGATGAAATTCAGAATCTTATAAAACCAATAGAAGAAAACTACACATCAGTTGTTTACGGGTCCAGGTTTTTAAAAAAACCTATAATAAATATTTACAAGAGATACAAAATAGGCAATTGGTTGCTAAGCAAAATAATCAGTATTTTATATGGTCAGATGATAACAGATTCATATACCTGTTATAAAATTTTCAAAGCAGAAACGATAAAAAGTATTGATTTGAAATCGAAAGGATTTGAATTTGAAGCAGAGGTTACTGTGAAGTTTTTGAAAAAAGGTATAAAAATATTGGAACTCCCGATCAGTTACAGCCCTCGCCGTCTTGAAGAGGGCAAGAAAATCGGCTGGAAAGACGGGATTGCCGGATTATGGACTATATGGAGGTATTTATGA
- a CDS encoding NAD-dependent epimerase/dehydratase family protein: MKVLVTGGAGLIGSHCAEYYAKKNCEVIVLDNLMRSHLFGYDKESVEYNWNYLSNFKNIKRVKGDVRNEEDVKKALGDGVDAVVHTAGQPGVPLSVRIPREDFSINAYGTLNVLECVRNICPSAAFVYCSTNKVYGENVDEIQLEEEKTRYVYKKVKGVTEKLSIDHTGHTPYGASKYVGDLYTQEYAHIYGMKTAVFRMSCIYGTRQFGFEDQGWVAWFIIANLTSQPLTIYGDGKQVRDLLYADDVVAAYDAFIKSDIKHCVWNIGGGPDNTISLIEFLTLLKKEMGSHPPVTYTNWRPSDQKVYISDISKVQKDLKWKPLISPAKGISNLIEWAKGQKDIFKR, encoded by the coding sequence ATGAAAGTTTTGGTTACAGGCGGTGCAGGGTTAATAGGCAGTCATTGCGCGGAATATTACGCAAAGAAAAATTGCGAAGTAATTGTTCTTGATAACCTTATGCGTTCTCATCTTTTCGGTTATGATAAAGAAAGCGTGGAATATAACTGGAATTATCTGAGTAATTTTAAAAATATTAAAAGAGTAAAAGGCGATGTTCGCAATGAAGAAGATGTTAAAAAGGCTCTCGGTGACGGTGTAGATGCCGTAGTTCATACTGCTGGACAACCGGGAGTTCCCCTTTCGGTAAGGATTCCGCGCGAGGATTTTTCCATAAATGCTTATGGAACTTTAAATGTTCTTGAATGTGTCAGAAATATATGTCCATCGGCCGCTTTTGTTTATTGTTCAACAAATAAAGTTTATGGCGAAAATGTAGATGAAATTCAGCTTGAGGAAGAAAAAACACGATATGTTTACAAAAAAGTAAAAGGTGTTACGGAAAAATTGTCTATTGACCATACCGGGCATACGCCATACGGGGCAAGCAAATATGTAGGAGATTTATATACCCAGGAATATGCACATATTTATGGAATGAAAACAGCTGTATTCAGGATGTCCTGTATTTACGGAACCAGACAATTCGGTTTTGAGGACCAGGGTTGGGTAGCCTGGTTTATTATAGCTAATTTAACCTCACAGCCGTTAACAATATATGGTGACGGCAAACAGGTAAGGGATCTTTTATATGCTGATGACGTAGTTGCTGCGTATGATGCATTTATTAAATCTGACATAAAACATTGTGTGTGGAATATCGGCGGTGGTCCGGATAATACTATATCGCTAATCGAGTTTCTTACTTTACTTAAAAAGGAAATGGGTAGTCACCCGCCTGTTACATACACCAATTGGCGGCCTTCCGACCAAAAAGTATATATTTCGGATATAAGCAAAGTTCAGAAAGATTTAAAGTGGAAGCCGCTGATTTCTCCTGCCAAAGGAATTTCGAATTTAATAGAATGGGCAAAAGGACAAAAGGATATTTTTAAAAGATGA